From a region of the Hippopotamus amphibius kiboko isolate mHipAmp2 chromosome 3, mHipAmp2.hap2, whole genome shotgun sequence genome:
- the LOC130850296 gene encoding olfactory receptor 140-like, whose product MDVLTPSSNVTEFVLLGLTQNPRLQKILFIVFLFIFLFTVLANLVIVMTISLSPTLSAPMYFFLTHLSFIDAIFTCVITPKLIIDLLYQRRTISWGGCLTQIFVEHFLGGSEIIILIVMAYDCYVAICKPLHYTTIMRQGLCQLLVVVAWIGGILHATVQILFIVNLTFCGPNVIDHFMCDFFSLLEIACSNTYRLGIVVAANAGGMCLLIFLMLLISYIVILSSLKSHGSEGRQKALSTCGSHFTVVVLFFGPCIFTYTHPVATYPVDKLVAVFYEIFTPMLNPIIYTVRNTEVKHAMRSLLKRRVT is encoded by the coding sequence ATGGATGTCCTCACACCTTCCAGCAATGTGACTGAATTTGTTCTCTTGGGACTCACACAGAATCCACGCTTGCAGAAAATACTCTTCAttgtctttttgttcattttcctatttactgTGCTGGCCAATCTGGTCATTGTCATGAccatctccctcagccccacactttcagctcccatgtacttctttctcactCACTTGTCTTTCATAGATGCTATCTTCACTTGTGTCATCACCCCCAAATTGATCATTGACTTGCTGTACCAGAGGAGAACCATCTCCTGGGGTGGCTGCCTGACTCAGATCTTTGTGGAGCACTTCTTGGGAGGATCAGAGATCATCATTCTCATTGTCATGGCCTATGactgctatgtggccatctgcaaacctcTGCACTACACGACCATCATGCGACAGGGGCTCTGCCagctcctggtggtggtggcctgGATCGGGGGGATCCTACATGCCACTGTACAGATTCTTTTCATTGTCAACTTGACTTTCTGTGGTCCCAATGTCATTGACCACTTCATGTGtgatttcttctcactgttgGAAATTGCCTGCAGCAACACCTACAGGCTTGGAATTGTGGTGGCAGCTAATGCTGGGGGCATGTGCTTGCTCATATTTTTAATGCTTCTCATCTCCTACATAGTCATCCTGAGCTCCCTGAAATCCCATGGCTCTGAAGGAAGGCAAAAAGCCCTCTCAACTTGTGGCTCCCACTTTACAGTAGTGGTGCTCTTTTTTGGTCCTTGTATATTCACCTACACACATCCTGTGGCCACTTACCCTGTGGACAAATTAGTGGCTGTGTTCTATGAAATCTTCACCCCTATGTTAAATCCTATCATTTACACAGTGAGAAATACAGAGGTGAAACATGCCATGAGGAGTTTATTGAAGAGGAGAGTTACTTAG